In Halobacillus amylolyticus, the following proteins share a genomic window:
- a CDS encoding RluA family pseudouridine synthase, producing MKTKRQGEWLEVTIPKKWDTFTIERILKKEWKVPRKLLHKYRSERSVTLNNESKHWKLTQVYTGDALRIKLFEPQPLEVIPTYLEINVLYEDDHLLVVNKPAGMDTHPSKPDQTNTLVNAVAFYFQASGIEATPKYVHRLDRDTSGAILFAKHDLAIAMLGELLKKREISRTYLAWAHGKIKPSTGLVQQPIGKDRHHPARRRVSSGGQDAETYYELLKYDAQQKASLIKLKLSTGRTHQIRVHLSYLGYPLLGDELYGGKPAGFGKQALHAAKLSFTHPFTEEVIECLAPPENDTSLFTFEHVQALNLENY from the coding sequence ATGAAAACGAAGCGCCAAGGAGAGTGGCTTGAGGTCACAATTCCAAAGAAATGGGATACATTCACGATTGAACGGATTTTGAAAAAAGAATGGAAAGTGCCTAGGAAACTTCTTCATAAATATCGTTCCGAACGTAGCGTAACCTTAAATAATGAATCGAAGCATTGGAAGCTGACACAGGTTTACACAGGAGATGCGCTTCGGATTAAACTGTTTGAACCTCAGCCGTTAGAGGTGATTCCAACGTACCTTGAGATTAACGTGTTGTATGAAGATGACCATCTACTTGTCGTTAATAAGCCGGCTGGCATGGATACACACCCCAGCAAACCTGATCAAACGAACACGCTTGTCAACGCAGTCGCATTTTACTTCCAAGCAAGTGGAATTGAAGCGACACCCAAATATGTGCATAGACTAGATCGGGATACCTCGGGAGCGATCTTATTCGCTAAACATGACCTTGCAATTGCTATGCTCGGTGAGCTGTTGAAGAAAAGAGAAATCAGCAGGACGTATTTAGCCTGGGCCCACGGTAAAATTAAACCCTCTACAGGTTTGGTTCAGCAGCCAATCGGTAAAGACCGCCATCATCCGGCCCGCAGAAGAGTATCATCTGGAGGGCAGGATGCCGAAACATATTACGAGTTGTTAAAGTATGATGCTCAGCAAAAAGCATCCCTTATTAAATTAAAGCTTAGTACTGGCCGAACACACCAAATCCGCGTTCATCTAAGCTATCTCGGGTATCCTTTGCTAGGAGATGAATTATATGGAGGTAAGCCTGCTGGTTTTGGCAAGCAAGCCCTTCATGCCGCAAAATTAAGTTTCACCCATCCTTTTACGGAAGAAGTAATAGAATGTCTGGCTCCACCTGAAAACGACACGAGCTTATTTACATTTGAGCATGTTCAGGCATTAAATCTGGAGAATTATTGA
- a CDS encoding SRPBCC family protein, whose amino-acid sequence MPVLKLSIWIDLPIDECFDLARDISLHPKSVPHTKERAIGGVTEGLIEAGESVTWEAVHLGVKQRLTARIQSMDRPYQFIDVMGKGAFSSLTHVHLFAEERGGTRMTDILQFEAPLGLLGRLANKLFLERHMRNFLKVRLENLKQIGEEKPLTSY is encoded by the coding sequence ATGCCGGTTCTCAAGTTATCGATTTGGATTGATCTCCCCATCGATGAATGTTTTGATTTAGCAAGAGACATTTCATTGCATCCAAAATCCGTGCCCCATACGAAGGAACGAGCGATCGGAGGGGTCACAGAAGGACTAATCGAAGCGGGAGAATCTGTCACGTGGGAAGCCGTTCATTTAGGTGTGAAGCAGAGGTTAACGGCGCGTATTCAGTCGATGGACCGTCCTTACCAGTTCATTGATGTTATGGGAAAAGGTGCGTTTTCCTCTTTAACACATGTTCACCTTTTTGCAGAAGAAAGAGGGGGAACAAGGATGACTGATATCCTTCAATTTGAGGCTCCGTTAGGGCTGCTTGGGAGACTGGCTAATAAGCTGTTTCTTGAAAGGCATATGCGGAACTTTTTGAAGGTGCGCTTAGAAAACTTGAAGCAGATTGGAGAAGAAAAGCCGCTTACCTCTTATTAG
- a CDS encoding 4a-hydroxytetrahydrobiopterin dehydratase: MEQRIPDEEKQARVDGLDGWKLDGKFIVKRYRFEDYLTGIQFVNNVAEYAEDIQHHPFISIDYKMVTLKLTSWQAKGLTDLDLTCADKYDNLYKQITE, from the coding sequence ATGGAACAGCGGATACCTGACGAGGAAAAGCAGGCGAGAGTAGATGGATTAGATGGTTGGAAGCTTGATGGCAAATTTATTGTGAAGCGCTATCGATTTGAGGATTATCTTACAGGGATTCAGTTTGTTAACAATGTAGCTGAATATGCAGAGGATATCCAACATCATCCGTTTATCAGCATTGATTACAAAATGGTCACCCTCAAATTGACTTCATGGCAGGCCAAAGGGTTAACCGATCTCGACCTCACATGTGCAGATAAATACGATAACCTTTATAAACAGATAACAGAATAG